AGAGGCCGGGTAGGACGCGGGGCGGATCAATCTTATTGTATTTTAATCTCCGGCTATAAATTATCCAATGAAACGCGCAAGCGTTTGGAAATTATGGTTTCCAGCAACAATGGTTTTGAAATAGCGGAAGCCGACCTACGTCTCCGCGGCCATGGTGACTTAGAAGGTACGCAACAAAGCGGACAGGCTATCGACCTGAAAATAGCCAATCTGGCTACCGACGGGCAAATACTTCAACTGGCCCGTGATTTGGCTACCGAAATTCTTACTATCGACCCGGATCTTTCTTCGCTTCCCCATCAACAGCTTCGTTTACGGCTTCAACAGCTCTTCGCCCGAAAGATAACCTGGGGCATGATTAGTTAATATGTTGTCAAACATATAATTGAGAAAAACGCTGTATATCAGATAAATAAACACGGATTTTAATATTTTCTAACGGCTATTCCAGAAAATTTTCTTCAATTATTTGCAGCCTCACCGAGAAAATCCGAACTTTGGCATGCAGACTTATTATTGGCATACGACTTAATAATGCCATCAAACTCGCATTCATTATGGAGAAGACGCTAGTTATTTTAAAGCCTTGCACCCTTCAACGAGGTTTGACAGGGGAGGTTATTTCTCGTTTCGAAAAGAAAGGATTAAAGCTTTGTGGGATGAAAATGATCTGGTTAACAGATGAAATCCTGAATGAACATTATGCTCATTTGGCTGAAAAACCTTTTTTCCAACGATTAAAAAATGCCATGGCTATCACTCCTGTAATTGTTTGCTGTTGGGAAGGAATCGACGCCGTTCGTGTGGTAAGAAGCATGACGGGCGTAACAAATGGTCGCAATGCTGCTCCCGGAACGATTCGGGGAGATTATAGCATGAGCGGACAGGAGAACATCATACACGCATCGGACTCGCCGGAAAATGCAGCTATAGAGCTGGCACGCTTTTTTAGAGAAGATGAAATATTTAACTATAGCTGGGCTCAAATGCCTTGTGTGTATGCTAATGATGAATTTTAATTTCGTAAGACTTGTTGAACTAAATGAAAACTAAAATAGGAGTAAAAATTGCAGGATTAGTTTGTTGCACCTTTCTCGCGGTTTCCTCTGTTTCTGCAGGGAACCCTTTAAAAGATAACAAAGAAAGACAAGCGGTCCCGGTCATTCCGGAAAATGTGAATAACTTTATAGCAGACCGGGTGTCTTATAAAAAAGAACGGGCATTGCAAGAATTAGCTACCATCCATTCCATAGAGCTTAAAACCGCATTAGATGAAGAAGCCAAATTATTTCCGGCAGACGAACTGTACGGATCTAACTGGGAAAATCGTTTTGTCGACCCCTTTCATGGGAAAAAAGATCTGAGTTTTCCTGATTCATGTGCAATAGACTGCTCTACTTTTACTTTGCCTATCGCACAATTTACCAAAGTAACTTCCAAGTATGGGCCGCGTAGACGCCGTATGCACAAAGGCATAGATCTTAAAGTACAAACGGGAGATACTATTTATGCTGCTTTCGACGGACGGGTACGTATCAAAAGTTATGAACGACGTGGATATGGGTATTATTTAGTAATTCGTCATCCGAACGGATTAGAAACTGTATATGGCCACCTTTCTAAATTTATTGTCGGTGTAAACGATTATGTAAAGGCCGGTCAACCTATCGCATACGGAGGGAATACGGGTCGTTCTACCGGTTCTCATCTTCATTTCGAGACTCGCTTCTTAGGACAGCCTATTAACCCGGCAGAAATTATCGATTTTGAAAATGCGGTTCCTCATCAGGATACGTATGTATTCCATAATATCAAAGTAAGAGGCCGGAAAACAAATATGTATACTTCTTCTAAAGACCGTTTGGTATATCATCGCGTAAAATCGGGGGAAACCTTAGGGAAAATTGCAAAAATGTACGGAACTACTGTAAACGAACTTTGCCGGTTAAACGGTTTGAAATCGACTTCTACCTTACGAATCGGCCAAGCTATCCGTTGTTCTAACGGAGGAGGTGAAACTGTTTCGGTAAAGAGTTCTTCCCAGGCAAAATCAGTTGCCAAAGCTCCTACGACAAAAGACAACTTAAATGCCGCTTCTGTTTCTGAACCAACTAATAACGAATCGGCAAACCAACCTGTATACCATAGGATAAAGCAGGGAGATACGCTGGGTGCTATTGCTGCCAAATACGGGACTTCAGTAAATAAGCTTTGCCAATTAAACGGGATCACTCCTAAAACTATTCTAAAACTAGGGCGTTCCCTACGTTGCTCCTAAGGCGAATCGACTTCTTTATTAAAACCCATTAATTGATAATAAACAAAAAGATATTTCAGACAGAAGAACAAAAGAACATATATCAAGATAAAAATAAAATATATTCTTTTGTTCTTCTGTTCTTTTGTTCTTCTGTCTAAAATCTTCTTCTGTCTAAAATCTTCTTCTGTCTGTCGAAATGTTTTTCTGTTCTTCTGTCTGGTATGACGCGATTCGATTCTTTTTTGTAAATTTGCATCACATTTATCAGATTATGGCAAATACAAAACAGCAATTCGAAGAAGTGATCGCCCTATGCAGGGAACTTTTCAGTAAAAAGCTAAAAGACTACGGGCCTTCCTGGAGAATCATGCGCCCACAATCGGTCACTGATCAAATATTTATTAAAGCTAACCGGATCCGAAGCCTCGAAATAAAAGGTACCAGCATGATCGAGGAAGGGATTAAACCGGAATTTATCGCCATTGTGAATTATGGAGTAATTGGATTGATTCAATTAGCCAAAGGTTTTGCGGATACCACCGACATGAGTAACGAAGAGGCATTAGCTTTGTATGATAAATATATCACCGAGACAAAAGAACTAATGTACGCGAAAAATCATGATTATGATGAAGCATGGCGTAGTATGCGAATCAGCTCTTATACGGATTTAATCTTGATGAAACTTTACCGGACTAAACAAATAGAAAGTCATAACGGTAAAACGCTCGTATCGGAAGGAATCGACGCGAACTATATGGATATGATTAATTATGCCCTGTTCGGGTTAATCAAATTAGAATACGGAGAAGAATAAAAACAAGCACGTATGGTAAAAAAGATAATAGCAGAATTTTGCCGGATACTTATCGGAATCGTATTTATTTTTTCCGGCACCGTGAAAGCTATCGACCCGGTAGGAGGAGCCATCAAATTCGAGGATTATTTCATGGCTTTCGGACTGGATGTTCTGTTACCTTTTACCTTGGTATTTTCTTTTTGTTTGGCAGCTTTGGAATTTACATTGGGCATTTGCATGCTATTGGGTGTATACAGACGGTATATATCTTTCCTGATCCTTGTTTTCATGGCTGTTATGACTCCCTTGACGCTTTATCTGGCTATTGCAAATCCGGTATCCGATTGCGGATGTTTCGGTGATGCTTTGGTAATCACAAATTGGGAAACGTTCTTTAAGAATATAGTTTTATTAGCTGCATCCATTTTCGTGTTTATTCATAACCAGTTGCTTTATCAAGTATATACATTTAAAGCGTATTGGTTCGTTACACTTTATTCTTATATCTTCTGCATTGTTTTTGCCTATACCAATTATAAAAATTTGCCCATCGTGAATTTCCGTCCCTATAAAATAGGCGCAAATATACCTCAACTCATGGAGATTCCCGAAAGTGCGCCCCAAGCAGAGTACGTTTACTCTTTTATATATGAAAAAGACGGAATCCAAAAGGAGTTTACTTTAGAAAACTATCCTGCCAACGATAGTACATGGAAATTTATTGATCAGAAAAGCAAACTTATAAAACCGGGTTACGAGCCGCCTGTAAAAGGCTTTACCATCTACAACTCCGACGATAACGACATTACGGATGAAATTCTACAAAATAATAAAGGCGTATTTTTATTAATTGCTCCTAAACTGGAATCTGCCAGTGATAGCCATTTGGAAGAAATCAATGATTTATATGATTTTGCCAAGGAATATGGGTATTCTTTCTATTGCCTTACGGCCTCCTCTCCTGAACAGATCCAAGAGTGGAGCGATAATACCGGTGCAGAATATCCATTTTGTTTTACGGACGAAACGATTCTCAAAACGGTTATCCGTAGTAATCCCGGAGTAGTATTATTAAAAAACGGTACGATCCTGGCCAAATGGTCGCATTATCAACTACCTGAAGAAGAAAAGATAAAACCCCTTGTGGAAGGTTATTTAAATGCAACCGTTGTAAAGGCAAAAGAAGAGGGCCGCATTATAACCAACCTATTAAGTTTTACCCTACCTTTGTTGCTCGTTTGGTTTTATGACTTTTTCCGCAACCGGAAAAAAGAGCTGCAACCGGAAAAGAAAGACAATTAATTGTTTTATATATTTAATAATTGAATTATGAGAAAGAATATCGTAGCAGGGAACTGGAAAATGAACACGACCCTGCAGGAAGGCTTAGAATTAGCAAAAGGTTTAGATGCTGCTTTACAAGGCAAGACTGTTAATTGCGATGTAATTATCGGTACACCTTTTACTCACCTTGCAAGCATTGCCGCAGCTATCGACACAAACAAAATCGGTGTTGCTGCCGAAAACTGCGCAGACAAGGAAAAAGGAGCTTATACCGGCGAAGTATCTGCTGCTATGGTTGCTTCTACGGGTGCTAAATATGTAATTTTAGGTCATTCTGAAAGACGTGCTTATTATCATGAAACACCTGAAATTCTGAAAGAAAAAGTATTATTGGCATTAGCTAACGGACTGACTCCGATCTTCTGTATCGGTGAAGTTTTAGAAGAAAGAGAAGCCGGTAAACATTTCGATGTGGTGAAAGCCCAATTGGAAGGTTCTCTATTTAATTTATCTCCCGAAGATTTCGGTAAAATTATTCTTGCTTACGAACCCGTATGGGCAATCGGTACGGGAAAGACTGCTACTCCGGCGCAAGCGCAGGAAATCCATGCTTTTATCCGTAAGACTTTGGCTGAAAAATATGGCCAGGAAATAGCAGACAATACCTCTATTCTGTACGGCGGAAGCTGTAATGCAGGTAACGCAAAAGAACTTTTTGCAAATCCTGATGTAGATGGCGGTTTGATAGGCGGAGCCTCTTTGTCTGTTGACAAATTCATGCCTATTGTAGAAGCATTCTGATAAAAGGAATAAGTTGAGGATGTGTCAAAAAGTCCCTCCATCTGTCATTTCACATGGTGTTTTTGACACACCTTCATTACTTTATATTTTTTACTTTCATTCATTATCTATTTATTAGTTTTTCCGTTTACGTATGAAAAGATTAATCCTGCTATTTTCATTGTTCGTTTGGGTAAGCCCCGCCGTATTTTCTCAGACCGAGACGGTGGAAGAGATTACCACTTCTACCATTTTCGACGAGTTAGATAAACCGGAGTTAGGAAAGGGCACGATCGAAGTTTTCCAAGACCCTGCTATCCGGAATATGGTAGGGAAACGTCTAAGTGGTGATAACATTGAAAAGGACAAAGAGAATGATCAGATGTATTTGAAAATGCCGGGCTTCCGTGCACAAGTCTTTACGGGAAACAATCAACGCAAATCTAAAGAAGAAGCGATCCGGAAAGAGCAAATGATTAAGGAACTATATCCCGACTTGCCTACTTATATTAATTATATGGCTCCCTTCTGGCGGTTACGTGTAGGTGATTTCCGTTCCCGGGAAGAGGCTTATTCGTTAATGCGTGAACTAAAAGAAGCATTTCCTGATTTTGCCAAGGAAATGTACATTGTAAAAGATGAAGTAAAAATTCCACTATAAAATAATGACGAAAGAAATAGACGAGCAAACGTTACAAACCAGATCCGAATTATCTTCCCATTACAAAAGTATTGTCAGTTTACTAGGAGAAGATCCTAACCGGGAAGGATTATTAAAAACGCCGGAAAGAGTGGCTAAAGCCATGCAATTCCTTACGAAAGGTTACAAAGAAGATCCTGAAAAGGTTCTATCTTCTGCCATGTTCCAGGAAGATTACAAGCAAATGGTGATTGTGAAAGATATTGACTTTTTTTCGTTATGCGAACACCATATGTTACCATTTTTCGGGAAAGCTCACGTGGCGTACATTCCAAATAAATATATTACCGGCCTGAGCAAAATTCCACGCGTGGTAGATATTTTCGCTCGTCGCCTGCAAATACAGGAACGGCTTACCACGCAAATAAAAGAATGTATTCAGGCAACATTGAATCCTCTCGGAGTAATGGTAGTGATTGAAGCACAGCACATGTGTATGCAAATGAGAGGAGTGGAAAAGCAAAATTCCATTACTACGACTTCCGATTTTACAGGAGCTTTCCAGCAGGCCAAAACAAGAGAGGAGTTTATCAATCTGATCAAAAACAAATAACTAAAGCTAAAAGCCGCGCCTTGTTTATCGGAGATCCCGCGTCAAGCGCGGGATAACAAAAATAGAGGAAAAGACGCTCTTCGGTTAATTTGTTATTGGCAACCTACGAAGTAAAGCATATCCGGTCGGTGATAAATACCTTTCCCGAACAGACATGCTTCTTTTATTTCTATTTATTCAATTTTTAAATCTTTCTCTTCTTTATATTCTCCCTCGACAGTATTATCCGTGATCGTTAGATTTTTTATCTTGTGAAAGTAATAACGACCCTTATTCCAATGAAAAGCCGGATAATCCGTGTTTTGTTTGATACTATTATGCCGGAAAGCCAATCCGTCTACCGATTTAGCATACAATATAGGAGCATCAAATGTTTCAAACTCATTATTTTCTATTACAATACCGCTATGAAAATACTTCTTTTGTGCATCTAAATCGGGTATTTCCGGATAAATGGAAATAACAGCATTTGTAAACTGGAATAGATTCGTGAGAGAGTTAATAAACTTATTCTTCCGTATGGTCACATCGCGGCAAGCTCCTGTTTCAAACCATCCGTTACAATCCCCGCACAGCAAGATAGCACTACCGGAAGTATGATCGAAAAGATTATTCTCTATCAGGGTCTTTCGCGGCGTGCTGAACAACGAACCGCGGGCCCGGTTATTACGTATAATATTATTTGCAAACACCACTTCCGGTGTCCAACTTAAGTTTTCCATACCGAAAGCAGCCGTGTCGCTCACAGCGGCATCTACCGGCTCTACAAAAGAAATGCGGAATAGTTTGACTCCCTGATCCACGGGGTGGTCTATCGCTTCGATGGAAGCAATCCGGTTGGAATTTCCGGTTATTTCCATGGTCTTTGCACGGATAAATTGCACCTTATCTCCCGGCTCACCCCATTTAAACCCATAAGCCTGACCATGCATATATTCTCCCTCCAGTGTTTTATCATCAATCCGTTTTTTTACTTTCAGGTAAGTACCATGCACATTGATGGCATCGTCCATCATTCCTTCATAAAGCC
The genomic region above belongs to Parabacteroides pacaensis and contains:
- a CDS encoding BT_3928 family protein → MVKKIIAEFCRILIGIVFIFSGTVKAIDPVGGAIKFEDYFMAFGLDVLLPFTLVFSFCLAALEFTLGICMLLGVYRRYISFLILVFMAVMTPLTLYLAIANPVSDCGCFGDALVITNWETFFKNIVLLAASIFVFIHNQLLYQVYTFKAYWFVTLYSYIFCIVFAYTNYKNLPIVNFRPYKIGANIPQLMEIPESAPQAEYVYSFIYEKDGIQKEFTLENYPANDSTWKFIDQKSKLIKPGYEPPVKGFTIYNSDDNDITDEILQNNKGVFLLIAPKLESASDSHLEEINDLYDFAKEYGYSFYCLTASSPEQIQEWSDNTGAEYPFCFTDETILKTVIRSNPGVVLLKNGTILAKWSHYQLPEEEKIKPLVEGYLNATVVKAKEEGRIITNLLSFTLPLLLVWFYDFFRNRKKELQPEKKDN
- the tpiA gene encoding triose-phosphate isomerase, with the protein product MRKNIVAGNWKMNTTLQEGLELAKGLDAALQGKTVNCDVIIGTPFTHLASIAAAIDTNKIGVAAENCADKEKGAYTGEVSAAMVASTGAKYVILGHSERRAYYHETPEILKEKVLLALANGLTPIFCIGEVLEEREAGKHFDVVKAQLEGSLFNLSPEDFGKIILAYEPVWAIGTGKTATPAQAQEIHAFIRKTLAEKYGQEIADNTSILYGGSCNAGNAKELFANPDVDGGLIGGASLSVDKFMPIVEAF
- a CDS encoding SPOR domain-containing protein — its product is MKRLILLFSLFVWVSPAVFSQTETVEEITTSTIFDELDKPELGKGTIEVFQDPAIRNMVGKRLSGDNIEKDKENDQMYLKMPGFRAQVFTGNNQRKSKEEAIRKEQMIKELYPDLPTYINYMAPFWRLRVGDFRSREEAYSLMRELKEAFPDFAKEMYIVKDEVKIPL
- the folE gene encoding GTP cyclohydrolase I FolE, yielding MTKEIDEQTLQTRSELSSHYKSIVSLLGEDPNREGLLKTPERVAKAMQFLTKGYKEDPEKVLSSAMFQEDYKQMVIVKDIDFFSLCEHHMLPFFGKAHVAYIPNKYITGLSKIPRVVDIFARRLQIQERLTTQIKECIQATLNPLGVMVVIEAQHMCMQMRGVEKQNSITTTSDFTGAFQQAKTREEFINLIKNK
- a CDS encoding DUF1599 domain-containing protein, which gives rise to MANTKQQFEEVIALCRELFSKKLKDYGPSWRIMRPQSVTDQIFIKANRIRSLEIKGTSMIEEGIKPEFIAIVNYGVIGLIQLAKGFADTTDMSNEEALALYDKYITETKELMYAKNHDYDEAWRSMRISSYTDLILMKLYRTKQIESHNGKTLVSEGIDANYMDMINYALFGLIKLEYGEE
- the ndk gene encoding nucleoside-diphosphate kinase: MMEKTLVILKPCTLQRGLTGEVISRFEKKGLKLCGMKMIWLTDEILNEHYAHLAEKPFFQRLKNAMAITPVIVCCWEGIDAVRVVRSMTGVTNGRNAAPGTIRGDYSMSGQENIIHASDSPENAAIELARFFREDEIFNYSWAQMPCVYANDEF
- a CDS encoding peptidoglycan DD-metalloendopeptidase family protein, with the translated sequence MKTKIGVKIAGLVCCTFLAVSSVSAGNPLKDNKERQAVPVIPENVNNFIADRVSYKKERALQELATIHSIELKTALDEEAKLFPADELYGSNWENRFVDPFHGKKDLSFPDSCAIDCSTFTLPIAQFTKVTSKYGPRRRRMHKGIDLKVQTGDTIYAAFDGRVRIKSYERRGYGYYLVIRHPNGLETVYGHLSKFIVGVNDYVKAGQPIAYGGNTGRSTGSHLHFETRFLGQPINPAEIIDFENAVPHQDTYVFHNIKVRGRKTNMYTSSKDRLVYHRVKSGETLGKIAKMYGTTVNELCRLNGLKSTSTLRIGQAIRCSNGGGETVSVKSSSQAKSVAKAPTTKDNLNAASVSEPTNNESANQPVYHRIKQGDTLGAIAAKYGTSVNKLCQLNGITPKTILKLGRSLRCS